One window of Flavobacteriales bacterium genomic DNA carries:
- a CDS encoding PKD domain-containing protein: MYFIDQSTPSTPITSWTWDFGDGTGSTEMAPAHSYTGAGPYQACLTVVTDSCSSTACNWIYMGPTGVPCDTLLLPVIGVIQYERTIAVFDQSVTSGMNSSITWDFGDGTTANGSPAIHTYGDNGYYQVCGEVDLWGPLALDTCTASACTDVSTFIATGVGPHSAPEVLRAYPVPFTDALTVEGADASARWELVDVLGRTLLNGVTAATGPFTIHGGKFAAGNYLLRLITSTHVKVIHVVKSSGR; encoded by the coding sequence TTGTATTTCATAGACCAATCCACGCCCAGCACGCCGATCACGAGCTGGACATGGGATTTCGGGGATGGCACCGGTTCAACCGAAATGGCCCCCGCGCACAGCTATACTGGTGCGGGGCCCTATCAGGCCTGCCTCACCGTGGTCACCGATAGCTGTAGTTCCACAGCCTGCAATTGGATCTATATGGGACCGACCGGTGTTCCCTGCGACACCCTATTGCTTCCGGTCATCGGCGTGATCCAGTATGAACGGACCATCGCGGTGTTCGATCAAAGCGTCACCTCCGGCATGAACTCTTCCATCACCTGGGATTTCGGCGATGGCACTACGGCCAACGGCAGTCCGGCCATTCACACCTATGGCGATAATGGCTACTACCAAGTTTGCGGAGAGGTGGACCTGTGGGGTCCCTTGGCACTGGACACCTGCACGGCTTCGGCTTGTACCGACGTCTCCACTTTCATTGCCACCGGGGTCGGGCCGCACAGCGCTCCTGAGGTTCTGCGCGCTTATCCCGTCCCCTTCACCGATGCGCTCACTGTTGAGGGAGCTGATGCCAGCGCGCGCTGGGAGCTGGTGGATGTACTGGGCCGTACCCTGCTGAACGGGGTCACAGCAGCTACCGGGCCGTTCACCATTCACGGAGGAAAGTTCGCCGCAGGCAATTATCTGCTCCGGTTGATCACCTCCACACATGTGAAAGTGATCCATGTGGTCAAAAGCTCCGGCAGATGA
- a CDS encoding PKD domain-containing protein has translation MRILYTTLLLAVLSATALAQNPCDDLNAGFQVTVDGPVAIFHTGSNSNQHYIWYFGDGTSGEGPQPVHTYSAPGTYTACLAAWAWNTQTQDTCWADHCETVVITGPDPCDQLQACILPIDQDNGNFLFENCSTAPTGAVFEWTFGDGTGTAGYHVEHHYDQPGTYTVCLLATWGNCAENACITVVVENNASPCDQLNAGFQVTVDGPVAIFHTGSNSNQHYIWYFGDGTSGDGPQPVHTYSAPGTYTACLAVWAWDPQTQDTCWADHCETVVITGTDPCDQLNTCFIPNDFGNGTWFFDNCTSGPIGTQYSWSFGDGTNNTVTHAEHHYDQPGTYTVCLTAYWQNCVDSTCTTITVPDSSPCDELTAGFEASSAGLGVNFANDAIELSWTYLWQFGDGTTGSGPNPYHTYPGSDSYTVCLLVWVWDPLTQDTCFADHCQLITVVNDDPCADLEACFVPNDFGNGTWFFDNCTSGPIGTQYSWSFGDGTNNTVTNAEHHYDQPGTYTVCLTAYWQNCVDSTCTTITVGTTDPCLGLVAEFTSTTTPNGTHFSNGTTGTGFQTSFFWDFGDGQSSNDAQPFHTYSSPGTYEACLQVLSVFQLAGGVVHTCLDTVCHVVVIGTTDPCAGFDATMTWDGGAGNTVLFAGTTNLPADGYMWYFGDGTEGYDQTTSHTYSASGTYEVCFAAYIWNSQTQDTCWTEACQTITVGSGGPCDQLNACFVPNDWGNGNFFFDNCSVGPSGTVFEWDFGDGTTSTVTNVEHHFDQPGSYTVCMLATWESCTDSTCFTVVVEGGASPCDSLNAGFQMTVDGQVAIFHTGSNNGQHYIWHFGDGASGDGPQPVHTYSAPGTYTACLAVWAWDPQTQDTCWADHCETIVILPLGIAEATSTGGLMAWPQPFSNGLSLSGSDLHGPYQVSLVDPTGRVVDDRRVVVQGSMLLDYGFVPPGPYFLRVRGITTNRAIRVLKY, from the coding sequence ATGCGGATCTTGTACACCACTCTCCTGCTTGCCGTTCTCTCTGCAACCGCGCTTGCACAAAATCCCTGCGACGATCTGAACGCAGGCTTCCAGGTGACCGTGGATGGACCGGTGGCCATCTTCCACACCGGAAGCAACTCCAACCAGCACTACATCTGGTACTTCGGCGACGGCACTTCCGGTGAAGGACCGCAGCCCGTGCATACGTACTCCGCGCCCGGCACCTACACTGCCTGCCTCGCGGCATGGGCTTGGAACACGCAGACACAGGACACCTGCTGGGCTGACCATTGCGAGACGGTCGTCATCACCGGCCCCGATCCGTGCGATCAACTCCAAGCCTGCATCCTGCCCATCGACCAGGACAACGGCAACTTCCTGTTCGAAAATTGCTCCACAGCACCTACGGGAGCGGTGTTCGAGTGGACTTTCGGCGATGGGACGGGAACTGCTGGATATCATGTCGAGCACCACTACGATCAGCCGGGAACCTACACCGTATGCCTCTTGGCCACGTGGGGCAACTGTGCCGAGAACGCATGCATCACTGTAGTGGTGGAGAACAATGCAAGTCCTTGCGATCAGCTCAACGCAGGCTTCCAGGTGACCGTGGATGGACCGGTGGCCATCTTCCACACCGGAAGCAACTCCAACCAGCACTACATCTGGTACTTCGGCGACGGCACTTCCGGTGACGGACCACAACCCGTGCATACATATTCCGCTCCCGGTACCTACACCGCCTGCCTCGCAGTGTGGGCATGGGACCCGCAGACGCAGGACACCTGCTGGGCAGACCATTGCGAGACGGTCGTCATCACCGGCACCGATCCGTGCGATCAGCTCAACACCTGCTTCATACCCAACGACTTCGGCAACGGCACTTGGTTCTTCGACAACTGCACCAGCGGGCCCATCGGTACCCAGTACTCCTGGAGCTTCGGCGATGGGACGAACAACACGGTGACCCATGCAGAGCACCATTACGATCAGCCGGGCACCTATACGGTATGCCTCACCGCCTACTGGCAGAACTGCGTGGACAGCACCTGCACGACGATCACGGTACCCGATAGCAGCCCGTGCGACGAACTCACTGCCGGGTTCGAAGCGTCATCGGCCGGCCTTGGTGTGAATTTCGCAAATGATGCGATCGAGCTTTCGTGGACCTATTTGTGGCAATTCGGGGATGGGACCACCGGTTCCGGACCGAACCCTTACCACACGTACCCCGGCTCGGACAGCTACACGGTTTGCCTGCTTGTTTGGGTTTGGGACCCCCTAACACAGGACACCTGCTTCGCCGACCATTGCCAATTGATCACGGTGGTGAATGACGACCCCTGTGCGGACCTGGAAGCCTGCTTCGTCCCGAACGACTTCGGCAACGGCACTTGGTTCTTCGACAATTGCACCAGCGGGCCCATCGGTACCCAGTACTCATGGAGCTTCGGTGATGGAACGAACAACACGGTGACCAATGCAGAGCACCACTACGATCAGCCGGGCACTTATACGGTATGCCTCACCGCCTATTGGCAGAATTGTGTGGACAGCACCTGTACGACGATCACCGTGGGAACGACCGACCCTTGCCTTGGTCTGGTCGCGGAGTTCACCTCCACCACGACCCCGAACGGAACACACTTCTCCAACGGCACCACCGGCACCGGCTTTCAGACCTCCTTCTTCTGGGACTTCGGTGATGGGCAGTCCAGCAACGATGCGCAGCCTTTCCATACATACTCCTCGCCGGGCACTTATGAAGCGTGCCTCCAAGTCCTGAGCGTCTTCCAACTGGCGGGCGGTGTGGTCCATACCTGCTTGGACACCGTGTGCCATGTGGTAGTGATCGGCACCACCGACCCCTGCGCCGGTTTCGACGCGACCATGACCTGGGACGGTGGTGCAGGCAACACCGTGCTCTTCGCCGGGACCACCAACCTGCCCGCCGACGGCTACATGTGGTATTTCGGTGACGGTACCGAGGGATACGACCAAACGACCTCTCACACCTATTCGGCATCGGGTACTTATGAAGTGTGCTTCGCGGCCTATATCTGGAACAGCCAGACCCAGGACACGTGCTGGACCGAGGCGTGCCAAACGATCACCGTGGGTAGCGGAGGGCCATGTGATCAGCTCAATGCCTGCTTCGTGCCCAACGACTGGGGAAATGGCAACTTCTTCTTCGACAACTGCTCAGTCGGGCCTTCGGGTACAGTGTTTGAGTGGGACTTTGGCGATGGAACGACAAGTACCGTTACCAATGTCGAGCACCACTTTGACCAGCCCGGCTCATACACCGTGTGCATGTTGGCCACTTGGGAAAGCTGCACGGATAGCACCTGCTTCACCGTAGTGGTGGAAGGCGGTGCAAGCCCTTGCGACAGCCTTAACGCCGGCTTCCAGATGACCGTCGATGGACAGGTCGCCATCTTCCACACCGGCAGCAACAATGGACAGCACTACATCTGGCACTTCGGTGACGGTGCTTCCGGTGACGGACCACAACCCGTGCATACATATTCCGCACCGGGTACCTACACTGCTTGCCTCGCAGTGTGGGCATGGGACCCACAGACACAGGACACCTGCTGGGCCGACCATTGCGAGACGATCGTGATCCTTCCCCTGGGTATTGCGGAAGCTACTTCCACAGGCGGACTTATGGCCTGGCCACAGCCCTTTTCCAACGGCTTGAGCCTTTCCGGCAGCGACCTGCACGGCCCATACCAAGTCTCATTGGTCGATCCGACAGGACGAGTAGTGGACGACCGACGTGTCGTGGTCCAAGGAAGCATGTTGCTCGATTATGGTTTCGTTCCACCTGGACCCTATTTCCTTCGCGTTCGGGGTATCACCACGAACAGGGCGATCCGGGTGCTGAAGTATTGA
- the ssb gene encoding single-stranded DNA-binding protein: METMIKNRVQLMGNLGKDPDLREFDGGKKKVRFSVATNERFTYGDGQTKDDTQWHSVVAWGKLADQATEQLSKGARITLEGRLVHGSYETKEGQKRYFTEVVMNSFQIMEKTAEIAEAA; the protein is encoded by the coding sequence ATGGAAACGATGATCAAGAACCGCGTACAACTGATGGGCAACCTAGGCAAAGACCCGGACCTCAGGGAGTTTGACGGAGGAAAGAAGAAGGTGCGCTTCAGTGTGGCCACCAACGAACGCTTCACCTACGGGGATGGACAAACCAAAGATGACACCCAATGGCACAGCGTGGTGGCATGGGGCAAGCTGGCGGATCAGGCCACAGAGCAGTTGAGCAAGGGTGCCCGCATCACGCTGGAGGGCCGTTTGGTCCACGGGTCCTACGAGACCAAGGAGGGGCAAAAACGGTATTTCACGGAAGTGGTCATGAACTCCTTCCAGATCATGGAGAAGACCGCCGAGATCGCAGAGGCGGCATAG
- a CDS encoding universal stress protein, which translates to MSDKKRILVPTDFTKVADCAMNHASALAELMDAEVNILHIVSKQTELEEARLKVGMEVERAKRWSDRVKVKPQLRVGSVYEEIGNTASEIGAELIIMGTHGMRGMQFITGSRALRVITNGNVPFIVVQDRNIRENGYSDIVVPMDLQRETRQKVALVADMASYFDSKVHVITPRESDEFLHKQLENNIRFAKQYFGERRVELDATIADVDSGSFVDAVVNHARKVDADLIAIMNLAKGNIFGVLGVPYEQEIITNEAMIPVMLMNPRESAGGGGWSFQ; encoded by the coding sequence ATGAGCGATAAGAAACGGATCTTGGTCCCCACGGACTTCACCAAAGTGGCGGATTGCGCCATGAACCATGCATCGGCACTGGCTGAACTGATGGACGCAGAGGTCAATATCCTCCACATCGTATCCAAACAGACGGAATTGGAGGAGGCCCGCCTGAAAGTGGGCATGGAAGTGGAGCGGGCCAAGCGCTGGAGCGACCGCGTGAAGGTGAAGCCCCAATTGCGGGTCGGGTCGGTATACGAGGAGATCGGGAATACAGCCTCTGAGATCGGTGCGGAACTGATCATCATGGGCACCCATGGGATGCGCGGCATGCAGTTCATCACGGGCAGCCGGGCCTTGCGGGTGATCACCAACGGCAATGTACCGTTCATCGTTGTGCAGGACCGCAACATCCGGGAGAACGGGTACAGCGATATCGTGGTCCCGATGGACTTACAGCGGGAAACGCGCCAAAAGGTGGCACTGGTGGCGGATATGGCAAGCTATTTCGACAGCAAGGTGCATGTGATCACCCCTCGGGAATCCGACGAATTCCTGCATAAGCAGCTGGAGAACAACATCCGGTTCGCCAAACAGTACTTCGGGGAGCGCCGGGTGGAGCTGGATGCCACGATCGCCGATGTGGACAGCGGCAGCTTCGTGGACGCCGTGGTGAACCATGCACGCAAAGTGGACGCGGACCTGATCGCCATAATGAACTTGGCAAAGGGCAACATCTTCGGCGTGTTGGGCGTGCCTTATGAGCAGGAGATCATCACCAACGAGGCGATGATCCCGGTGATGCTGATGAACCCGCGCGAATCCGCGGGCGGTGGTGGCTGGAGCTTCCAGTGA
- a CDS encoding SpoIIE family protein phosphatase, whose product MRIRMTIGRRIGISFGLFIFFALVVVLLTNRTIENSRSINTQINNVYGPSVDALVRLRNLVVNARTLIKHWALVESIPDAPEKTALLQLTEHDLPALIDRIDTLQSAWDKDEVASMSRAFQDMSVLFAMHDSVKRMLPTFESYKDPVAYFNARDLAEEGGTLDTQTDKVLEDLDVLLNEQGRKREALRDGMIRSFNSLKFFVLYLGSALVVIGSILAFLLVRGIVRPVHRLRGILLQLGRGVFPRARIVPRNDEIGDMSRALTGLVEGLKRTTDFSHALAAGDFKAEYQPLSNEDVLGHALLMMRKELGERERILEEKVRERTEEMVRQKDEVERQSKKVVELYKNVTDSIRYAKRLQESILPLDQRIRELLPESFVLYRPKDIVSGDFYWVEPIDGKTVFAAVDCTGHGVPGAFMSLVGHNGLNQVVKERGLTKPSEVLDQLNRIAYETLHKDRDQYVRDGMDMALCTFHPEELVLEFAGANCPLYVVRGKEVLQFAPNKMPIGGFALEDKVFTGHTVQLQKGDAAYVFSDGYADQFGGPRGKKFFYRQFRDLLVRITPETPERRKALLIEAFNDWKGTQEQVDDILVMGMRV is encoded by the coding sequence ATGCGGATACGGATGACCATAGGGCGCCGGATCGGGATCAGCTTCGGCCTATTCATCTTTTTTGCGTTGGTGGTGGTGCTGCTCACCAACCGCACGATCGAGAACAGCCGTTCGATCAACACCCAGATCAACAATGTTTATGGCCCCTCGGTGGACGCCTTGGTGCGCCTGCGGAACTTAGTGGTCAACGCGCGGACCCTCATTAAGCACTGGGCCTTGGTGGAGAGCATCCCCGACGCCCCGGAAAAGACCGCGCTGCTGCAATTGACGGAGCACGACCTCCCGGCGCTCATCGACCGTATCGATACGCTACAGTCCGCATGGGACAAAGATGAGGTGGCGTCCATGAGCCGGGCCTTCCAGGACATGAGCGTGCTCTTCGCCATGCATGACAGCGTGAAGCGCATGCTCCCCACCTTCGAGAGTTACAAGGATCCTGTGGCTTACTTCAATGCCCGGGACCTGGCGGAGGAAGGCGGCACCCTCGACACGCAAACAGATAAGGTGCTGGAAGACCTGGACGTACTTCTCAATGAGCAAGGCCGAAAGCGGGAGGCATTGCGGGACGGCATGATCCGCAGCTTCAATTCATTGAAATTTTTCGTGCTCTATTTGGGTTCCGCTTTGGTTGTGATCGGTTCCATCCTGGCCTTCCTTCTGGTCCGTGGCATCGTCAGGCCCGTCCACCGCCTTCGGGGCATCCTACTTCAGCTGGGCCGTGGCGTGTTCCCGCGGGCCAGGATCGTCCCGCGCAATGACGAGATCGGCGACATGTCCCGTGCATTGACCGGCCTGGTGGAGGGGTTGAAGCGGACCACGGATTTCTCCCACGCCTTGGCGGCGGGGGACTTCAAGGCTGAATACCAGCCCCTGAGCAACGAGGATGTGCTGGGCCATGCCTTGTTGATGATGCGCAAGGAACTCGGTGAAAGGGAGCGCATCCTGGAGGAGAAAGTGAGGGAGCGCACCGAGGAAATGGTGCGGCAGAAGGACGAGGTGGAGCGCCAGAGCAAGAAAGTCGTGGAGCTGTATAAGAATGTCACGGACAGCATCCGTTACGCGAAACGGTTACAGGAGTCGATCCTGCCTTTGGACCAGCGCATCCGCGAACTCCTGCCAGAGAGTTTCGTGTTATACAGGCCAAAGGATATTGTGAGCGGTGACTTCTATTGGGTGGAACCCATTGATGGAAAGACGGTCTTTGCCGCTGTGGATTGCACCGGGCACGGCGTACCCGGCGCGTTCATGAGCCTTGTGGGTCACAACGGCCTGAACCAGGTGGTGAAGGAGAGGGGTCTCACCAAGCCGAGCGAAGTGCTGGACCAGCTGAACCGGATCGCCTATGAAACCCTCCACAAGGACCGGGACCAATATGTCCGCGACGGCATGGATATGGCCTTATGCACGTTCCACCCGGAGGAATTAGTGCTGGAGTTCGCCGGGGCCAATTGTCCGCTCTATGTGGTGCGGGGCAAAGAGGTGCTGCAATTCGCACCGAACAAGATGCCGATCGGCGGGTTCGCCTTGGAGGACAAGGTGTTCACTGGACACACTGTGCAGTTGCAAAAAGGCGATGCCGCCTATGTGTTTTCGGACGGCTATGCCGATCAGTTCGGAGGGCCCAGGGGGAAGAAATTCTTCTATCGCCAATTCCGTGACCTGCTGGTACGGATCACGCCCGAAACGCCCGAACGCAGGAAAGCCCTGCTGATCGAGGCGTTCAATGATTGGAAGGGGACTCAGGAACAGGTGGACGACATCTTGGTCATGGGGATGCGGGTATAG
- a CDS encoding tetratricopeptide repeat protein, translated as MKRALTILLCTLVLTALAVAQGDLLGKANQKYRDGDLKGARTLVDEAVADQVLARSPELWVLRGFIYKDLCKDAKGEEADVLRDEALASLYTAVVTDSTKQYTESSVPAYYYLAKTMYNDAAHALNDQDPARAIGLYDKYGEALRRMAPDTVITERDIEFGNALGTVYVKLYAQDRKRQERYDQAVDTYKRVLALDSSNYGANYNLATLYYNRGVYNIQLITADNDIPSIQQIQEVSREFFTLALPYMLKAHRMRPDRKETILGLEGIHYSLQDDEQSRHYRHLYEELEHDERKEKGQ; from the coding sequence GTGACCTGCTTGGCAAGGCGAACCAAAAGTACCGGGACGGTGACCTGAAGGGTGCCCGCACGTTGGTGGATGAGGCTGTGGCGGACCAGGTCTTGGCGCGTTCGCCAGAGCTCTGGGTATTACGGGGTTTCATATATAAGGACCTGTGCAAGGACGCGAAAGGCGAGGAGGCCGATGTGTTGCGGGATGAAGCGTTGGCCAGCTTGTACACGGCGGTCGTTACTGACAGCACAAAGCAATATACCGAGAGCAGTGTGCCGGCCTATTACTATTTGGCGAAGACCATGTACAATGATGCCGCCCACGCACTGAACGATCAAGACCCCGCACGGGCCATCGGGCTCTACGACAAGTACGGGGAGGCCTTGCGACGCATGGCGCCGGACACCGTGATCACTGAACGGGACATCGAGTTCGGGAACGCCTTGGGGACCGTGTATGTGAAACTATATGCCCAGGACCGGAAGCGGCAGGAGCGGTATGACCAGGCCGTGGATACCTATAAGCGGGTCCTGGCCTTGGACAGTTCAAACTACGGTGCCAACTACAACTTGGCCACGCTGTACTACAACCGCGGCGTGTACAATATCCAGCTGATCACGGCGGACAATGACATACCGAGCATCCAGCAGATCCAGGAGGTGAGCCGGGAGTTCTTCACCTTGGCCCTGCCCTATATGCTCAAGGCACACCGGATGAGGCCGGACCGGAAGGAGACCATTCTGGGACTTGAGGGGATCCACTACAGCCTTCAGGACGATGAGCAGAGCAGGCACTATCGTCATCTGTACGAGGAGCTCGAACACGACGAGCGAAAGGAGAAAGGCCAGTGA